One genomic window of Elaeis guineensis isolate ETL-2024a chromosome 2, EG11, whole genome shotgun sequence includes the following:
- the LOC105058624 gene encoding LOW QUALITY PROTEIN: transcription initiation factor TFIID subunit 4b-like (The sequence of the model RefSeq protein was modified relative to this genomic sequence to represent the inferred CDS: inserted 1 base in 1 codon), translating to MDPSIMKLLEEDEDESMHSGADVEAFTAALNRDISGGAPSTSEPSDSNAGICGVSLQGSSSKSSQLFGQWQTSSQEKNLVHNIQPEEEYQQFQSIEQHLPHASSMQKDFGAEDQHQQNRQLAHNQLVLDQENLHHDQQQQQTKKNPFQFFDKNQVNISEKNPSYCIVQDRAQHSESQQHMMQQLNSQENPTASQTNNSIKRIKVADSIPFYTLLPKLHPHLDKDRFMQLQAVYDKLRNNEISKEDFIRVSRNIVGDQMLRQAAHQIMQQQQAQAAWQANQNQYNLQIQASSQQLSYSGANQLIRPQTFRLVHPMPSSQNQKEDKSSPLQHTASASTVQMKTDTSFSTPENTIRKSEKNENMSGCKGMCSSPSPSTSMNVVNPVKEISTFSSQAVSKSQQQIQVPQTSFSMYGNSTGNLDAHTYPRPSIGAAANSLRPQPQNSQMRQVMASQGIVSTQSGSIQPMSAVNMTKYEMQSMSNETKRMHGDSVSYPSNQSAHKQNPNAWQLPTANILNKDPKNSVPPSVPFVKQEVVDQSAEPQSQPQVVASKGSSFESEYTDQGSPTSGHMKDETLEKRPSRVVLSASTSTTTWNQISGSVASQSVPMMQMHSQISSATPSVLAGTAMKTPPKRITVGQKKPFEVLETSPPQSSKKQKTSGTFLDQSIEHLNDVTAVSGVDLREEEEQLLSTPKEENXASEAARRMVQEEEERLILQKGPLQKKLAKIMSESSIQSMSNDVEHCLSLCLEERLRGLVSNLIRLSKQRIDIEKMRHQLVVTSDVRHQISMMNRKAKEEWEKKQAEEADKLRKHNEGEGNTGVDGDKHKDEGRCKTHKINKEDDKMRATAANVAARAAVGGDDMLSKWQLMAEQARQKREGRLEGVSWYHQYKTTGNNSFLNSGISSSEQQEFERRGLPAAFLSGGMRKSGRGLATMPPKVECHISAKDVIVVLEREPQMSRSALIYRLYERMPSDSAAE from the exons TTCACCGCTGCTCTTAACCGGGATATCAGTGGCGGTGCTCCCTCCACCTCCGAGCCCTCTGATTCCAATGCCGGTATTTGCG GAGTATCATTGCAAGGGAGTAGTTCTAAATCAAGCCAGTTATTTGGACAGTGGCAGACTTCCAGTCAAGAGAAAAATCTTGTCCACAATATTCAACCAGAAGAAGAATATCAGCAGTTTCAGTCCATTGAGCAGCATTTACCACATGCAAGTTCAATGCAGAAAGATTTTGGTGCAGAAGACCAACACCAACAAAATAGACAATTGGCACATAATCAGCTAGTTTTGGATCAGGAGAATTTGCACCATGATCAGCAGCAACAACAGACCAAAAAGAATCCCTTTCAGTTTTTTGACAAAAATCAAGTCAACATTTCTGAGAAGAATCCCTCATATTGCATAGTTCAGGACAGAGCTCAGCATTCAGAGAGCCAACAACATATGATGCAGCAGTTAAATAGTCAGGAAAACCCAACTGCTAGCCAAACGAACAACTCAATTAAGCGGATTAAGGTTGCAGATAGCATACCTTTCTATACGTTGCTTCCAAAGCTACATCCTCACCTTGATAAAGATAGATTCATGCAGCTTCAGGCTGTATATGATAAACTGAGG AACAATGAGAtttccaaggaagacttcataaGGGTCAGCAGGAATATTGTTGGGGACCAGATGCTTAGACAGGCAGCTCATCAAATAATGCAG CAGCAACAAGCTCAGGCAGCTTGGCAGGCAAATCAGAACCAATATAACCTACAGATTCAAGCTTCTTCTCAACAACTTTCATATTCTGGTGCTAATCAGCTTATCAGACCTCAAACATTTCGATTAGTCCATCCCATGCCCTCATCGCAGAATCAGAAAGAAGACAAATCATCACCTCTCCAGCATACTGCTTCAGCTTCAACTGTTCAAATGAAGACTGATACAAGCTTCTCAACTCCAGAGAACACCATTAGGAAGtctgaaaaaaatgaaaatatgtCAGGTTGCAAGGGGATGTGTTCTTCCCCCTCTCCTTCAACCAGCATGAATGTGGTAAATCCAGTGAAGGAAATCTCAACATTTTCATCACAAGCAGTTAGCAAGTCACAGCAACAGATACAAGTTCCACAAACATCTTTCTCTATGTATGGAAACTCAACTGGTAATTTAGATGCTCATACATATCCTAGGCCTTCTATTGGTGCTGCAGCAAATTCTTTGAGGCCACAACCTCAGAATTCACAAATGAGGCAAGTTATGGCTTCTCAGGGCATTGTTTCAACACAATCAGGGTCCATTCAGCCCATGAGTGCAGTGAATATGACCAAATATGAGATGCAAAGTATGTCAAATGAAACCAAGAGAATGCATGGGGACTCTGTATCTTACCCGTCAAACCAATCAGCACATAAGCAAAATCCAAATGCATGGCAGCTACCTACGGCTAACATACTAAATAAAGATCCAAAAAACAGTGTCCCTCCATCAGTGCCATTTGTGAAGCAAGAAGTAGTTGATCAGTCTGCTGAACCTCAAAGCCagcctcaagttgttgcttcaaAAGGTTCTTCTTTTGAATCAGAGTACACTGACCAAGGGAGTCCAACATCTGGACATATGAAGGATGAAACACTTGAGAAAAGGCCATCTAGAGTGGTTTTATCTGCATCTACAAGTACAACAACATGGAATCAGATTTCAGGTTCTGTGGCAAGTCAATCAGTTCCCATGATGCAG ATGCACTCTCAGATTTCATCTGCTACCCCATCGGTTCTTGCAGGAACTGCTATGAAAACTCCTCCAAAGAGGATTACTGTTGGACAGAAAAAACCATTTGAAGTGCTAGAGACTTCCCCTCCCCAGTCAAG CAAAAAGCAGAAGACTTCTGGAACTTTTCTTGACCAAAGCATTGAACATCTCAATGATGTTACAGCTGTCAGTGGAGTTGATTTGAGG GAAGAAGAAGAGCAACTTTTGTCAACTCCCAAGGAGGAGA CGGCTTCGGAGGCAGCTCGTAGAATggtacaagaagaagaagaaaggttaaTTCTGCAGAAGGGCCCTCTTCAGAAGAAACTAGCAAAAATCA TGTCTGAAAGTAGTATACAGAGTATGAGCAACGATGTGGAGCACTGCCTGTCATTG TGTCTGGAGGAACGTTTGCGGGGATTAGTAAGCAATTTGATAAGACTATCGAAACAA AGGATTGATATTGAAAAGATGAGGCACCAACTTGTGGTCACCTCAGATGTTCGTCACCAAATTTCAATGATGAACCGAAAAGCCAAGGAGGAGTGGGAGAAAAAGCAGGCTGAAGAAGCTGATAAGCTCCGAAAACATAACGAA GGGGAGGGGAACACAGGAGTTGATGGAGACAAGCACAAAGATGAGGGTCGTTGCAAGACTCACAAG ATCAATAAGGAGGATGATAAAATGAGGGCCACAGCTGCTAATGTTGCTGCTCGAGCTGCAGTTGGAGGGGATGATATGCTCTCAAAGTGGCAACTTATGGCTGAGCAGGCTCGGCAGAAGCGTGAAGGGAGACTGGAGGGGGTTTCTTGGTACCATCAATATAAGACTACAGGCAACAACTCCTTTCTGAACTCTGGAATAAGTTCAAGCGAACAACAAGAATTTGAAAGAAGAGGCCTGCCTGCTGCGTTTTTATCAG GAGGCATGAGAAAATCCGGGAGGGGCCTAGCAACAATGCCACCAAAAGTTGAATGCCACATCTCTGCCAAGGATGTGATTGTGGTCCTGGAAAGGGAGCCACAAATGTCGAGGTCAGCTTTGATTTATCGATTGTATGAAAGGATGCCTAGTGATTCTGCAGCAGAATAG